The Clostridiales bacterium FE2011 sequence CACGCCCCATGAGTTTGAGCTTACGGAGGCGCTGCGGGACGGGGAAAACAAGCTGGCCTGCAGGGTGTACCGCTGGTGCTCCGGCAGCTGGCTGGAGGACCAGGATTTCCTGCGCTTTTCCGGTATCTTCCGGGACGTGTATCTTTACGCGGTTTCTTCCGTCCATGTGTGGGACCTGAAGATCGTCGCGGAGCCGGATGAAACCTTCACGAACGGTATCCTGCGCTGGCAGGCAAAGACGGAAACCCCCGCGGGAACCCGCCTGGCCGTCTGCCTGAAGGACAGGGATGAAGTGCTCGCAGAGGGCCGCGGGGAAGTCTCCGGCCGGATGGAATCGGAAGGAAGCCTCACGGCGGACAGGATCCGTCTCTGGTCCGCGGAGGATCCGTATCTCTATGAACTGCGGCTGACGCTGACTGCTCCCGACGGAACGGAGGAAACCGCCGTCCAGAAGGTGGGTTTCCGGAAGATTGAGATCCGTGACAGCATCATCCGGGTCAACGGCGTCCGCGTGGTGTTCAAGGGTGTCAACCGTCATGACTTCTGCGGTGAAACCGGCCGGGCAGTCACGGAGGAGAAGGTTCGCCGGGATCTGCTGACCATGAAGCGGAACAACATCAACGCAATCCGTACCAGCCATTATCCGAATGCCAGCATGCTTTACCGGCTGTGTGATGAGCTGGGCCTGTATATCATTGATGAAAACAACATGGAAAGCCACGGCATGTGGGACATGCTCTGGCAGGGTTATATCAAAATCGACCAGATGTTCCCCGGTGCGCAGAAGGCGTGGGAGCCGATGCTCCTGGACCGGGTCCGCTCCGTCACGCAGCGGGACCGGAACCATCCCAGCGTTATCATCTGGTCCTGCGGCAATGAAAGCCTGACCGGCCCCGTGATCCTGGCCATGAGCCGGGAGTTCAAACGGCTGGATCCCACCCGCCCCGTGCATTACGAGGGCGACCATCAGGTGGACTTTTTCGATCCGGCCCTGCGGCTCCGGGAGATCACCGATATCGAAACGGAAATGTATACGCCCGCCCACAAGATCCGTGAATTCCTGAAGGAGCACCGGGAGAAGCCCTTCATCCTCTGTGAGTACACCCATTCCATGGGTAACTCCAACGGCGCCATGCACAAATATACGGAGCTGGCATATGAAGAGGAACTGTATCAGGGCGGCTTTATCTGGGACTTTATTGACCAGGGCCTGGTCATGCGGGACCGCTTCGGAAAGGAAACGCTCACCTACGGCGGCGACTGGGATGACCGGCCGACGGACGGGATCTTCTGCGGCAACGGCATCGTCTTTGCCGACGGCCGGGAAACCCCGAAGCTGCAGGAAGTAAAGTACAACTACCAGAATATTGTTGTCCGGCCGGACGCGGAAAAGATGGAAGTCATCAACCGGCACATGTTTACCTCCACTGCTGCCTTCCGCTGCGTTGCGGTGCTGGCCCGGGACGGAAAGGAAATTGCCCGCCGGGAAATTGAAACCAACGTGGCGCCGCTTTCCTCCGCGGTGTATCCGCTGCCCTTCGGTAAGCAGACCGAGCCGGGTGAGTATACGGTGACCGTATCCTTCCGCCTGCGGGAGGACACCCCCTGGGCTTCCGAAGGCTTTGAGACCGCCTTCGGCCAGGGCGTCTGGTCCGTGAAGGAAAAGGAACATGCCTGTCAGCACCTGAGCGGGGAGCTCTTCTTCATGAACAGTCCCTGGAATATCACCGTACGCGGCGATCATTTCAGCGTTCAGTTCTCCCGGCTCACCGGCGCGCTGACCTCTTACCGCTGGGGTGAAACGGAATACCTGAAGGCGCCGCTGCTGCCCAACTTCTGGCGCGCTCCCACAAACAACGACTACGGCAACCGTATGCCGCAGCGCTATGCCCAGTGGAAGATCGCTTCCCAGTACTGCATGGCCGGTTTTGATCCGGAAACATCGAAGAAGAACGCCGCCGTGCGTCCGCAGCAGGAAGCAGACGGCAGCGTGACCTTTACCATGACCTATGACCTGCCTACAAAGCCCGCCGCGTCCTGCGCGGTAACCTACCGGGTTCGCCCCTGCGGCCGGGTGGATGTGCGCATGGACTACGCTCCGGTAAAGGAGCTGGGTGAGATGCCGGAGTTCGGCATGATCGCGAAGCTCAGCGCGGACTGCGACCGGGTGCGCTTCTACGGCCTTGGGCCGCAGGAGAACTATATCGACCGGCGGGAAGGCGCCCGCCTCGGGATCTGGGACTACCGCGCGGAAGAGAACCTGACGCCCTACCTGCTTCCCCAGGAATGCGGCAACCGGACCGGCGTCCGCTGGGCGGAGGTCACCGACGCAAAGGGCCAGGGGCTGAAGCTGTGGCTGAACGGAGGAGAATTCTCCGCCCTGCCCTGGACGCCCCATGAAATTGAGAACGCGGCCCATGGCTATGAGCTTCCGCCGGTGAATTACACGGTGCTGAAACTGAGCACCCGGCAGATGGGGATCGCCGGGGATGACAGCTGGGGGGCCCGCACCCATCCGGAATACCTGCTGGATGTGTCCAAACCGCTCCGCTTTGAGTTCTCGTTTAAGGGAATCTGATATGAATGATCAAGAAGCACGGCCTGCACCGTGCTTCTTTTTTGTGCGAATGTGTCGCGTATAAATAAATATATGTAATATATACTTGACACAAGGTCGCGTTTATGTTAATCTGCTGTCGAAGGGAGGGGGTTCCAATCGCACGCAACCTGAAAATCAAAGCAGCCCGGGCTGAAAAGGATATGACGCAAAAGGCCCTTGCGGAGGCTGTCGGTATTTCCCGCCAGACAATGAACGCGATTGAACAGGGGGAATTTAATCCGACCATCCGTCTCTGCCGCGCAATCTGCCGTGTCCTTGGGAAGAGTCTTGACGATTTATTCGGAGAGGAGAATGAAGATGAAGCATAACGAAAACAACACCCTGGATGAAATGCAGGATCAGAAGATGCTGAAGATGGAAGAGTACGGCTACTGGATTCTTTTCTGGGGCCTGGCGCTTGCAGTCGTCGTCCAGCTGCTGCTCGGGGATTCCATCCGGCAGATTGCCGGGGAACTGATTGTACTGTTGGTTGGCGGCGCCTATGTGCTGGCCACCTCCCTGAAAAACGGCCTGTGGACAAGAAGTGCCACGCCGACCAGGAAGAGGAATGCCGCTGTCAGCATTATTCCCGCGGCAATCATCGGCGTGCTGAATGTGATTAAACTCATCCAGAAAAAGGATATCGGCACAAACGATATCCTGATCGCTGTTGCGTTTGCGGTTGGGACCTATATTGTCTGCTTTGTTGTCCTGGAAGTACTCAGGGTGCTGTATGAGAAAAGGCGTTCCAAACTGGATGACGTCGGGGAAGAGTAAGCTGATTCGGATATAAAAAGAAGCACGGCCTGCGCCGTGCTTCTTCTGTTGACGGATAAACTTTAATTACTGAGCCACCTGGATGGAGGAGATGATAGCAACCTTGGTGGCATCCCAGCCGTCGTCGCCGTTCAGGGGCATGAAGTTGTAAACCAGCACAGAAGTGTCGGTGATCGGAACGATGAGGATATCGCAGTTCTTGGCTTCGTTTTCGCAGGCGACGCAGTCAATGCCGTTAATGGTAACGTTCTTGAAATTGGCGGTACCATTGGCGGAAAGACCGTTCAGATACTCTTCCAGGCTGGGGATGATCAGCGCGAAGACGGAGATAGAGTAATTGCCGTCCTCAGTGGCAAACACGGCAACCGGAGCAGGGTCGGCCTGGATCTGGTTGACATCGATAGCGGCCATGTTGTTGGGAACCCAGTACAGCAGGGTGGCCACATCCTGGAACGCAACCTGCTGGAAGGAGCCGGATTCCTTGACCTGATCTTCAACATCGGACCAGTTGAGCGTGGGGACTTCTTCTTCCGCCAGGGCAAAGGAGCACAGCAGGCACAGGGCCAGTGCAAGGGCAAACAGCTTTTTCATAAAGCACCTCTTCTCTCAGGGGGAGCCCCTGATCTTTTTGATGATGTTCGTTCTATGACGACACAAACCTTGTTTATTATACAGAAAAAATCGAAATATGCAAATAAAACCACGTTTTCTACAAACGTTTACACAATCTTTGCCATTCTCCTATTGACCGGCTGTGGATGCTTTGTATATAATGCGTGACGGATTGTTTGTCTGAAAGGATCTGGTAGACATGAAAAAGATCATAGGCGCCGTTTTGTTACTTGTATTGCTTTTTGCCCTGGGCTGTACCCAGGCTGAGGGGAAAACAACCACCCTGCTGGTTTATATGTGCGGAACAGACCTGCAGGATGCGGGCTGTGAGGATCTGGTGGAGATGGCCGAGGTGGAAGCCGGAGACGCGATCAACGTGGTTGTGCTGGCCGGCGGCGCGAAGGAGTGGGATCTGGAAGACCTGAAGGGCAACCGCCGGACGCTGGCGGTGATCCGGGACGGTTACTTTGAGTCGCTGGATGACTGGGGAAAAGGTTCCATGGGTGACCCTGACAGCCTGGAAGAGTTCCTGCGCTACGGCCTGACGGAATATCCCGCGGACAGGACCATCGTGGTGCTGTGGGATCACGGCGCCGGTTCCGAGGGCGGCGTATGTTTTGACGAAACCGCGGATGACGACGGCCTGACGATTGCGGAGATCAACAGTGTGCTGAACACGCTGGATCAGTCGGTTCCGGGCTATCATATCAATATTTTCGGCTGCGACGCCTGCATGATGGCTACCTATGAAATGGCGGCCATGCTTTCCCATCATGATATCGGATACTATGTCGCCAGTGAGGAACTTGAACCCGGCACGGGCTGGTACTATACCGCCTGGCTGGATCTGCTGAAGAATGATCCCGATCTGTCAGATACGGATCTGTGCGGCGCCATTATCGAAAGCTACATGGATGAGGGCCTGAAGAATGATCCGGATGATTACCTGACGCTCAGCGCGGTGGACCTGTCGAAAATGAGCGCGTTGGAAACCCGCATGGAGCAGTTTGCCTCTGTGATGTCCGGCCAGATCGACAGCGGGAACATTTCCGCGATCCGCCGCGGCCGCAGCCGTATGTATACCTTTGGTTCCTTTGCGGATGGCAGCTGGGACATGGTGGACCTGGGTACCGCCCTGGATGCCTATGCCCAGTTCGACTCCGAAACCGCGGCTAACGTGAAGCGCAGCCTCTCCGAGGCGGTGATCCTGAGCAATCAGACGGCCAACCTGGGCACCTGCTCCGGCCTGTCCATCCTGATTCCCCAGGATACGACGGAATCCTTTGACGAGTATAAGGATGGTTTTGACCTGTCCGACGTGATCCCGAACTGGGTGGACTTCGTCAACGGTTATGTGGATCAGCTGCAGGGCGGAAGCTATCACATCAGCACTTCTTCCGCCTGCCAGATTACGGATGATATGGAATTCTCCGATTCGTTTGTTTCCTCCACCTCCTGGCTCTTCGGCGGCATGCTGTGGGATGATGAAGAAGAGTGCTACACGGAAGACTATGAGGCGGAAGAATACAGCATCGGCGACAGCGATGAAGGTTTCACCGCTGTGGTTTCCCAGGAAGACCTGGCATACCTGGACTATGTGGAAGGTATGCTGCTCATGGACATGAGCGATGACGAAATGGAATGCTATGTGGACTTCGGCCTGATGCAGAACAACCTGATTGACTGGGAGTCCGGTACGGTTGTCAGCCTGTATGACGGTACCTGGCCGGTCTTCGGCGGACAGCCGGTGCCGCTGTATGACCAGACCAGCAATGAGCACAGCCGCCGCAGCCTGATCCCGGTGAAGTTGAACGGGGAATACACCTACCTGGTGGTTGTGTTCCCGGCGGGCGGCACGGAAGGCCGGATTATCGGCGCCAACGCCGGTTATGATGAGAACGGCCTGCCGATCCGTACAACCACCCGCCTGAAGCCCGGCGACGAGATTATTCCGGTCTACACCATGTACTATGCCTCCGAGGAGGAGGAAGAACTGCAGGAGACCGAGTTCGAGGGCGACAAGATCATCTGGCAGGACGGCATGACCGTCACCTATGAGGATCTGAGCGACGAGGAGGAAGAACACGAGATGCTCTTCTGCTTCATCTTCAATGATATCTTCGGCGAGGATACCATGAGCGATATGATCTCCTTCGTGCTGTAATCGAAACCCTGCAAACCTTATAAAGGGCACGATTGACGCAATGCGGAGGTTTGTGTTAAAATACCTGTTGAAGTCTGTGGAATGGAGGAATTAATCATGAAACATATTAAGACTCTGAATACCCGTAATCTGTGTGAAAGCGCCAAGAAGGGCGGCTGCGGCGAATGCCAGACGTCCTGCCAGTCCGCCTGCAAGACCAGCTGCGGTATTGCCAATCAGCAGTGCGAGAACAAGAAGAGCGCGAAGTAATTAACCGGGTTATCACTTATGCCGCCTTTCGGCGGCATTTTATGTTATCGGAGAAAGAAAATGATTCATCGTTATCATCTGGACGACTGGTATATCGTCATTGACACCTGCTCCGGGTCTGTGCATGTGGTGGATGAGATCGCCTATGAGATCATCGGCTGCTATGAGGAGAAATCCCGGGAGCAGATCGTTGCGGAAATGGCCGCCCGTTTCGGGGAGGATCCCGCGGAAATCGGGGAGTGCTGGGATCAGATTACCGCCCTGAAGGAACAGGGAACCCTGTTCTCTCCGGACGTGTTTGAGCCCATGGCCGGAGAGCTGAAGCAGAAGACCGCCGGCGTGGTCAAGGCCCTGTGCCTTCATGTCGCGCACACCTGCAACCTGAACTGTGCCTACTGCTTTGCCAGCCAGGGCAAGTATCACGGGGATCGGGCCGTCATGTCCTACGAGGTGGGCAAACAGGCCCTGGATTTCCTTGTGGCCCATTCCGGCACCCGCCGCAACCTGGAAGTGGACTTCTTCGGCGGCGAACCGCTGATGAATTTTGACGTGGTGAAGCAGCTGGTGGCCTATGCCCGCAGCATCGAGAAGGAAAAGAACAAGAATTTCCGCTTCACCCTGACGACCAACGGTATGCTGATTGATGATGATGTCATCGACTTTGCCAACCGGGAAATGAGCAATGTGGTGCTCAGCCTGGACGGACGGAAGGAAATCCATGACCGCTGCCGGGTGGACTATGCCGGAAACGGCAGCTGGGACCGGATTGTGCCGAAGTTCCAGAAGCTGGTCAAAGCCCGGGAAGGCAAGAATTACTATATGCGGGGGACCTTTACCCACGCGAATCCGGATTTCCTCAAGGATATCCAGACCATGCTGGATCTGGGCTTCACGGAGCTGAGCATGGAACCCGTGGTCTGCGCGGAGAATGATCCCGCTGCCCTGACGCAGGAGGACCTGCCCATCGTGCTGCAGCAGTACGAGGACCTGGCCCGGCTGATGCTTCAGCGGAAACGGGAAGGAAGGCCCTTTACTTTCTATCACTACATGCTGGATCTTTCCGGCGGCCCGTGCATCTACAAGCGGATCTCCGGCTGCGGATCCGGTACGGAATACATGGCAGTGACCCCCTGGGGCGATCTGTATCCCTGCCATCAGTTTGTCGGAGAGGAAGCCTTCCGCCTGGGCGACGTCTGGCAGGGCGTGACCAACACCGCGGTTCAGCAGGAGTTCGCCTCCTGCAACGTCTATGCCCGGGAAGAGTGCCGGGACTGCTGGGCCAAGCTTTACTGCTCCGGAGGCTGCGCGGCCAACGCGTATCACGCGACCGGTTCAGTCCGGGGTGTGTACAAATACGGCTGCGAGCTGTTCCGCAAGCGGATGGAGTGCGCGATCATGCTGCAGGCTGCCTTGCAGGCAGATGCTGAGGAACAACAGGATGGAAACGCCGATCTGTGATTTTGTCCGGGAGTACGCGGAATCCGATCCCGTGCGCATGCATATGCCGGGACACAAGGGAAAGCCGCTGACCGGACCGGAGGCCTTCGACCTGACGGAGATCGGAGGAGCGGACGTGCTGTACCGCTCCGAGGGGATCATCCGCCGGAGCGAGGAGAATGCCGCCGCCCTGTTCGGAACTGCCCGTACGGTTTATTCCGCGGAGGGTTCTTCCCTGTGTATCCGGGGGATGCTGTACCTGGCGCTGCTTTCCGCAAAGAAAAAGGGGATTCCCGCACGGCTGCTGGCCGGGCGGAATGCCCATCATACCCTGATGACTGCCGCGGCGCTGCTGGACCTGGATGTGGACTGGCTGCTGCCCGCGCCGGGAGAGGATCTGCTTTCCTGTGCCGTTTCCGCGGAGACGCTGGACCGGGAACTGGATCAGAAACAGTATATGGCGGTTTACTTGACTTCTCCGGATTACCTGGGGAGACAGGTGGATCTGCGGGCTGCCGCGGAGGTCTGTCACCGCCACGGAGTGCCGCTGCTGGTGGACAATGCCCACGGCGCTTACCTGAAATTCCTGCCGGAGGACTGCCATCCGATCACCCTCGGGGCGGATGCCTGCTGTGATTCGGCTCATAAAACCCTGTCCTGCCTGACGGGCGCAGCCTATCTGCACCTGTCCGCGAACGCACCGGAAGAATGGGCGGATCAGGCGGAGCAGGCGATGTCCCTGTTCGCCTCCACAAGCCCCTCGTGGCTGATCCTGCAGTCCCTGGACCGGATGAACCGGGAGCTTGCCGGGGATTATCCGGTGCGCCTGCGCCGGATGACGGAAAAACTGAAGGAACTCAAAAAGACCCTCTGTGAGGAGGGCTGGACGCTTGCCGGGGATGAACCGCTGAAGCTGACTTTATGTACGGCTGACCGGGGATATACCGGAGAAGAACTGCATGACATGCTGCGGGATCACGGCATTGAATGTGAGTTTGCCGACAGGGAATACCTGGTGATGATGCCTTCCGCGGACACGCCGGAGGGAGACCTGGAACGGCTGCTTTCAGCCCTGCGGGGCATTCTGCAGAGGAAGCATATAAAGGAAAAACCGCCGGAACTGCCGGTGCCGGAAAAGGTCCTGTCGATCCGGGAGGCCATGTTCTCTCCGCGGGAGACGCTGCCGGTAAACCTGGCTGTCGGCCGCTTGCTTGCGGATGCCTGCGTCAGCTGTCCGCCGGCGGTTCCGGTGATCATCGCGGGAGAAAGAATCACGGAGCAGGCCGCGGAATGCATGAGGTACTACAACATCACAGAATGTGATGTTGTAGTCAATTCATAATTCACAATTCATAATTCATAATGATTATTTGCTTTGTGGCAGTGCTGATGACAAACACACTGCCTTTTTAATCGAAAAAAGAGCACAAGAAAAAAACTGTAATGTGAATTATGAATTATGAATTGTGAATTACGCATTGGAGCAGCTCATTTCATGATCTGTTCCAATGCGTATAACGCCGCCAGGTGTGCGGGATACAGGGCGTAGCCGACCCAGCGGGGAAGCTTCAGATCCTTTTTGAAGGGAATCAGGATGAACGGCAGGGCGAGAAGCGCGTAAGTTTCCATCCGCAGGAAGGCGGACAGCGGCTGGGAGAGGACGGCCGGAAGCGCGTCCATGTTGATGGGAAGGCCGAACAGGCTCTTCGTGATGCTGTAGGAAGATCCCCAGAAGAGGAAATAGGAAACCATGACCGCGGCGATGCCCGGACGGCTTTCCTGTACCGCATAG is a genomic window containing:
- a CDS encoding DUF4981 domain-containing protein, with the protein product MFFDENRLRDPDFFRENRLDAHSDHAIEPAYRLCLNGLWKFAHAVNPSQVIPGFEQPEMDCRGWSDIHVPAHIQLEGWGTPQYANTEYPWDGLADIRPGELPENFNPVACYVKYFRLPENMRGKRVFISFQGVESCVALWLNGTYIGFSSDSFTPHEFELTEALRDGENKLACRVYRWCSGSWLEDQDFLRFSGIFRDVYLYAVSSVHVWDLKIVAEPDETFTNGILRWQAKTETPAGTRLAVCLKDRDEVLAEGRGEVSGRMESEGSLTADRIRLWSAEDPYLYELRLTLTAPDGTEETAVQKVGFRKIEIRDSIIRVNGVRVVFKGVNRHDFCGETGRAVTEEKVRRDLLTMKRNNINAIRTSHYPNASMLYRLCDELGLYIIDENNMESHGMWDMLWQGYIKIDQMFPGAQKAWEPMLLDRVRSVTQRDRNHPSVIIWSCGNESLTGPVILAMSREFKRLDPTRPVHYEGDHQVDFFDPALRLREITDIETEMYTPAHKIREFLKEHREKPFILCEYTHSMGNSNGAMHKYTELAYEEELYQGGFIWDFIDQGLVMRDRFGKETLTYGGDWDDRPTDGIFCGNGIVFADGRETPKLQEVKYNYQNIVVRPDAEKMEVINRHMFTSTAAFRCVAVLARDGKEIARREIETNVAPLSSAVYPLPFGKQTEPGEYTVTVSFRLREDTPWASEGFETAFGQGVWSVKEKEHACQHLSGELFFMNSPWNITVRGDHFSVQFSRLTGALTSYRWGETEYLKAPLLPNFWRAPTNNDYGNRMPQRYAQWKIASQYCMAGFDPETSKKNAAVRPQQEADGSVTFTMTYDLPTKPAASCAVTYRVRPCGRVDVRMDYAPVKELGEMPEFGMIAKLSADCDRVRFYGLGPQENYIDRREGARLGIWDYRAEENLTPYLLPQECGNRTGVRWAEVTDAKGQGLKLWLNGGEFSALPWTPHEIENAAHGYELPPVNYTVLKLSTRQMGIAGDDSWGARTHPEYLLDVSKPLRFEFSFKGI
- a CDS encoding helix-turn-helix transcriptional regulator; amino-acid sequence: MARNLKIKAARAEKDMTQKALAEAVGISRQTMNAIEQGEFNPTIRLCRAICRVLGKSLDDLFGEENEDEA
- the scfA gene encoding six-cysteine ranthipeptide SCIFF — translated: MKHIKTLNTRNLCESAKKGGCGECQTSCQSACKTSCGIANQQCENKKSAK
- the scfB gene encoding thioether cross-link-forming SCIFF peptide maturase translates to MIHRYHLDDWYIVIDTCSGSVHVVDEIAYEIIGCYEEKSREQIVAEMAARFGEDPAEIGECWDQITALKEQGTLFSPDVFEPMAGELKQKTAGVVKALCLHVAHTCNLNCAYCFASQGKYHGDRAVMSYEVGKQALDFLVAHSGTRRNLEVDFFGGEPLMNFDVVKQLVAYARSIEKEKNKNFRFTLTTNGMLIDDDVIDFANREMSNVVLSLDGRKEIHDRCRVDYAGNGSWDRIVPKFQKLVKAREGKNYYMRGTFTHANPDFLKDIQTMLDLGFTELSMEPVVCAENDPAALTQEDLPIVLQQYEDLARLMLQRKREGRPFTFYHYMLDLSGGPCIYKRISGCGSGTEYMAVTPWGDLYPCHQFVGEEAFRLGDVWQGVTNTAVQQEFASCNVYAREECRDCWAKLYCSGGCAANAYHATGSVRGVYKYGCELFRKRMECAIMLQAALQADAEEQQDGNADL
- a CDS encoding PLP-dependent transferase, translated to METPICDFVREYAESDPVRMHMPGHKGKPLTGPEAFDLTEIGGADVLYRSEGIIRRSEENAAALFGTARTVYSAEGSSLCIRGMLYLALLSAKKKGIPARLLAGRNAHHTLMTAAALLDLDVDWLLPAPGEDLLSCAVSAETLDRELDQKQYMAVYLTSPDYLGRQVDLRAAAEVCHRHGVPLLVDNAHGAYLKFLPEDCHPITLGADACCDSAHKTLSCLTGAAYLHLSANAPEEWADQAEQAMSLFASTSPSWLILQSLDRMNRELAGDYPVRLRRMTEKLKELKKTLCEEGWTLAGDEPLKLTLCTADRGYTGEELHDMLRDHGIECEFADREYLVMMPSADTPEGDLERLLSALRGILQRKHIKEKPPELPVPEKVLSIREAMFSPRETLPVNLAVGRLLADACVSCPPAVPVIIAGERITEQAAECMRYYNITECDVVVNS